One genomic segment of Myxococcales bacterium includes these proteins:
- a CDS encoding N-acetyltransferase, whose protein sequence is MLSLANEAAATGVANFATEPESIAEWEDAFTRSNERFPWLVAERDGGGVAGFAKASPYRTRGAYLWTAEVTVYVEPSRHRRGVGFALYRELIDTLVAQGFVTLVACITRGQEASERLHERSGFVRSGWLHRAGYKFGAWHDIGLWERGAASRSAGAAPAPPKRVRDVRVR, encoded by the coding sequence ATGCTCTCCCTCGCCAACGAGGCCGCTGCGACCGGCGTCGCCAACTTCGCGACGGAACCCGAGTCCATCGCCGAGTGGGAGGATGCGTTCACGCGCTCCAACGAGCGGTTCCCTTGGCTCGTGGCGGAGCGAGATGGCGGCGGCGTCGCAGGCTTCGCGAAGGCTTCGCCCTATCGAACCCGCGGCGCCTACCTTTGGACCGCCGAAGTCACGGTCTATGTGGAGCCATCGAGGCATCGACGCGGCGTCGGCTTCGCGCTCTATCGCGAGCTCATCGATACGCTGGTGGCACAAGGCTTCGTGACGCTCGTCGCGTGCATCACGCGGGGCCAAGAGGCGAGCGAGCGTCTCCACGAGCGTTCGGGCTTCGTGCGGAGTGGCTGGCTCCACCGGGCCGGATACAAGTTTGGAGCCTGGCACGACATCGGGCTCTGGGAGCGCGGCGCCGCGTCGCGGAGCGCTGGTGCCGCACCGGCGCCGCCCAAGCGCGTGCGCGACGTCCGGGTCCGCTGA
- a CDS encoding PAS domain-containing protein: MDPAAKLALLARAVGDLKDAVLITEGTRDAHGVRPIIFVNRAFTEMTGFSESEAIGQLLDITVGPDTNRDALRRIQAARDALQPVRVELLKYKKDQSTFWAELDIVPVVDDERRCTHFLGVMRDVTERRLAHSRLIEADRLAALGTLAAGIAHEINNPLTSVLTNLQFLDDEVAALRRLCGPDAVARAEEALREARQGAQRVAQIVKDVRTFSRVEADAPGLVDLEPILRDAIHLARTGMPTSAPVVERFESLVPVAGDRDRLSHVFLNLILNALQAVPPSSPGKVEVHAFLANGRVVVDVNDDGVGISPEILPRIFEPFFTTKAPGSGSGLGLSVTRSIIIGLGGDVAVESDSQRGTKVRVTLPAATPPRAEETSAVARSMPRMRVLVIDDDSLVRRALARFLSRRHDVVECGGARDALEILAGDRVFDVVLCDLTMPGMDGAAFYREVTRRWPGFEQKVVMMSGGASTEEGRLFLESLPHPWLEKPATSQALEAVFRRAWPS, from the coding sequence ATGGACCCGGCCGCCAAGCTCGCGCTGTTGGCCCGCGCCGTGGGCGATCTCAAGGACGCCGTCCTGATCACCGAAGGCACACGCGACGCGCACGGCGTAAGGCCCATCATCTTCGTCAACCGCGCCTTCACCGAGATGACGGGCTTCTCCGAGAGCGAAGCCATCGGTCAGCTCCTCGACATCACCGTCGGCCCCGACACGAACCGCGACGCGCTTCGGCGGATCCAGGCGGCCCGCGACGCGCTCCAGCCGGTGCGCGTCGAGCTGCTCAAGTACAAGAAGGACCAGAGCACCTTCTGGGCCGAGCTCGACATTGTGCCGGTCGTCGACGACGAGCGGAGGTGCACCCACTTCCTCGGCGTCATGCGCGACGTCACGGAGCGTCGCCTCGCCCACTCAAGGCTCATCGAAGCCGACCGCCTCGCGGCCCTCGGCACGCTGGCGGCGGGGATCGCGCACGAGATCAACAACCCCCTCACCTCGGTGCTGACGAACCTCCAATTTCTCGACGACGAGGTCGCCGCGCTCCGGCGGTTGTGCGGCCCCGACGCCGTCGCACGCGCCGAGGAGGCGCTTCGGGAGGCGCGCCAGGGCGCGCAACGCGTCGCGCAGATCGTGAAGGATGTCCGCACCTTTTCGCGCGTCGAAGCCGACGCCCCAGGCCTCGTGGACCTTGAGCCGATCTTGCGCGACGCGATCCATTTGGCGCGCACCGGCATGCCGACGTCAGCCCCCGTCGTCGAGCGGTTCGAGAGCCTCGTCCCCGTCGCCGGGGACCGGGATCGCCTGTCGCACGTGTTCTTGAACCTCATCCTCAACGCCTTGCAGGCGGTGCCGCCGAGCTCGCCGGGCAAGGTCGAGGTGCACGCGTTTCTGGCCAACGGCCGCGTCGTCGTCGACGTAAACGACGATGGTGTCGGCATCTCCCCCGAGATCCTGCCTCGCATCTTCGAGCCGTTTTTCACCACGAAGGCCCCGGGCTCCGGCTCCGGTCTCGGCCTTTCCGTCACGCGCTCCATCATCATCGGGCTCGGCGGCGACGTCGCCGTCGAGAGCGACTCGCAGCGTGGCACCAAGGTGCGCGTGACCTTGCCGGCGGCGACGCCCCCTCGCGCCGAAGAGACTTCTGCGGTGGCCCGGTCCATGCCACGCATGCGCGTACTCGTTATCGACGATGACTCGCTCGTGCGCCGCGCGCTCGCTCGATTCTTGTCGAGGCGTCACGACGTCGTCGAGTGTGGCGGGGCACGAGACGCGCTCGAGATCTTGGCCGGCGACCGCGTCTTCGACGTCGTGCTGTGCGACCTCACGATGCCGGGGATGGACGGTGCGGCGTTTTACCGGGAGGTCACCCGGCGCTGGCCTGGCTTCGAGCAGAAGGTCGTCATGATGAGCGGTGGCGCGAGCACCGAGGAGGGTCGCCTGTTCCTCGAGTCGCTGCCGCATCCGTGGCTCGAGAAGCCCGCCACGAGTCAGGCCCTCGAGGCTGTCTTTCGCCGCGCCTGGCCGTCGTAA
- a CDS encoding protein-glutamate O-methyltransferase CheR has translation MAPGRGPEWELKAEEFRVLRELLASKLGLALNLDARISAGRKLRDRLHVLHLQTFAEYFHYLRYHPSAAAEWEEVVELFTTHETYFFREDYQLRSFEEELLPRLAAQGKSRRRLSLWSAGCSTGEEPYTVAMLVERSGLFGDWEVRVFGSDLSKRCIATARRGFYGPSSFRATPELVKRTYFETRAGFEARPGLDARGGATGAFVVERIRNMVHFGQMNLLDDERARTVGRVDVIFCRNVLIYLDAHARRRVIEMFLERLTPGGVLLLGHSESLLNVSTAFELLHLKEDLVYRKPG, from the coding sequence GTGGCGCCGGGGCGTGGGCCCGAGTGGGAGCTCAAGGCCGAGGAGTTCCGTGTGCTCCGCGAGCTGCTGGCCTCGAAGCTCGGTCTTGCGCTCAACCTCGACGCGCGCATCAGCGCTGGCCGCAAGCTCCGCGATCGGCTCCACGTCCTTCATCTCCAGACCTTCGCCGAATATTTTCACTACCTCCGCTACCACCCGAGCGCCGCCGCTGAATGGGAGGAGGTCGTCGAGCTCTTCACGACGCACGAGACGTACTTCTTCCGCGAGGACTACCAGCTCCGCTCCTTCGAAGAGGAGCTCCTGCCGCGGCTCGCGGCCCAGGGCAAGTCGCGGCGGAGGCTCTCCCTGTGGAGCGCCGGTTGCTCGACCGGCGAGGAGCCCTACACCGTCGCCATGCTCGTCGAGCGCTCGGGCCTCTTCGGCGACTGGGAGGTGAGGGTGTTCGGTTCGGACCTCTCGAAGCGATGCATCGCGACGGCGCGCCGAGGCTTCTACGGGCCATCGTCGTTCCGCGCGACGCCAGAGCTCGTCAAGCGCACGTACTTTGAGACGCGCGCGGGCTTCGAAGCGCGCCCCGGTCTCGATGCGCGGGGCGGAGCAACCGGTGCCTTCGTCGTGGAGCGCATTCGCAACATGGTGCACTTCGGTCAAATGAACCTCTTGGACGACGAACGCGCGCGCACCGTCGGTCGCGTTGACGTCATCTTTTGCCGCAACGTCCTCATCTACCTCGACGCCCACGCGCGTCGTCGTGTCATCGAGATGTTCTTGGAGCGACTCACCCCCGGTGGTGTCTTGCTCCTCGGGCACTCGGAGTCGCTCTTGAACGTTTCGACGGCCTTCGAGCTGCTTCACCTCAAAGAAGATCTCGTCTACCGAAAGCCGGGCTAG